Proteins encoded together in one Macadamia integrifolia cultivar HAES 741 chromosome 8, SCU_Mint_v3, whole genome shotgun sequence window:
- the LOC122086445 gene encoding puromycin-sensitive aminopeptidase isoform X3, translating to MARLVLQYKGSNLTKTALLGLLSSVNLNTARRASSFHYSAKSFSRNRQYFCSERTKQTGRRLICSVATETLPTQVEESKMDTPKEIFLKDYKVPEYYFDTVDLKFSLGEKKTIVHSEITVFPRVEGASSPLVLDGKDLKLVSIKVNGKELEEGDFHLDSRHLTLSSLPSGRFTLEIVTEIYPQSNTSLEGLYKSSENFCTQCEAEGFRKITFFQDRPDIMAKYTCRIEADKSLYPVLLSNGNLIEQGDLEGGRHYALWEDPFKKPSYLFALVAGQLESRDDTFITRSGRKVSLRIWTPAQDIPKTVHAMYSLKAAMKWDEDVFGLEYDLDLFNIVAVPDFNMGAMENKSLNIFNSKLVLASPETASDADYAAILGVIGHEYFHNWTGNRVTCRDWFQLSLKEGLTVFRDQEFSSDMGSRTVKRIADVSRLRNYQFPQDAGPMAHPVRPHSYIKMDNFYTVTVYEKGAEVVRMYKTLLGSEGFRKGMDLYFSRHDGQAVTCEDFFAAMRDANDADLSNFLLWYSQAGTPFMKVTSSYNAEARTYSLKFSQEVPSTPGQPVKEPMFIPVAVGLLDKNGNDMPLISVYHEGMLQSVEKNGQPVFTTVLQVKKKEEEFVFSDIPEDPTPSLLRGYSAPIRLDSDLTNSDLFFLLAHDSDEFNRWEAGQILARKLMLGLVADYRQNKSLVLNPKFVDGIKSILSDSSLDKEFIAKAISLPGEGEIMDMMEVADPDAVHAVRTFIKKKLASELKAEFLSTVERSRSSEPYVFDHHNLARRALKNIALAYLASLEDPEITELALHEYKSATNMTEQFAALAAIAQNPGKTRDDVLADFYNKWENDFLVVNKWFALQAMSDIPGNVENVQKLLEHPAFDLRNPNKVYSLIGGFCGSPVNFHAKDGSGYQFLGEIVVQLDKLNPQVASRMVSAFSRWRRYDETRQNFAKAQLEMIMSTNGLSENVFEIASKSLAA from the exons ATGGCTCGGCTGGTTCTTCAATACAAAGGTTCGAATTTGACGAAGACGGCTCTGTTGGGCTTACTGTCATCTGTTAAT CTCAACACAGCTCGTCGTGCTAGTTCCTTTCATTACTCAGCAAAGAGTTTCTCTAGAAATAGGCAGTACTTTTGTTCAGAG AGGACTAAGCAAACAGGTAGGAGGTTGATTTGTTCTGTTGCAACAGAAACCTTACCTACCCAGGTTGAAGAGTCCAAAATGGACACCCCAAAAGAGATCTTTCTAAAAGATTACAAGGTCCCCGAGTACTACTTTGATACG GTGGACTTAAAGTTCTCTCtgggagagaaaaaaacaatTGTTCATTCTGAAATTACTGTCTTCCCCAGAGTTGAAG GTGCTTCTTCTCCATTGGTCTTGGATGGGAAAGATCTGAAGCTGGTATCAATTAAAGTTAATGGCAAAGAATTGGAG GAAGGAGATTTTCACTTGGATTCACGCCATCTCACTCTCTCATCACTTCCAAGTGGTAGATTCACTCTGGAAATAGTTACTGAAATATATCCTCAGAGCAACACATCTTTAGag GGTCTTTATAAGTCCTCTGAGAACTTCTGCACACAATGTGAAGCTGAGGGTTTCCGGAAGATCACATTTTTCCAG GACCGACCTGATATAATGGCCAAATATACTTGTCGCATTGAAGCTGATAAGAGCCTATATCCTGTATTGTTATCTAATGGGAATCTTATAGAACAAGGGGACCTTGAG GGTGGCAGGCACTATGCCCTTTGGGAGGATCCATTCAAGAAGCCAAGTTACCTGTTTGCCCTAGTTGCTGGACAGTTGGAGAGCAGAGATGATACATTCATTACTCGTTCAGGGCGGAAGGTGTCCTTGAGGATCTGGACCCCAGCACAAGATATTCCGAAGACGGTCCATGCTATGTATTCTCTTAAGGCAGCCATGAAGTGGGATGAGGAT GTTTTCGGTCTTGAGTATGACCTGGATCTCTTTAATATCGTGGCTGTCCCAGATTTTAACAT GGGAGCCATGGAAAATAAGAGTTTGAAC ATATTTAATTCAAAGCTTGTCTTGGCATCTCCGGAAACTGCTTCAGATGCAGATTATGCTGCAATTTTAGGAGTTATTGGTCATGAG TATTTCCACAATTGGACTGGAAACAG AGTGACTTGTCGTGACTGGTTCCAGCTTAGCTTAAAGGAAGGCCTTACCGTCTTCAGAGATCAG GAATTTTCTTCTGACATGGGGAGCCGTACAGTTAAACGGATTGCTGATGTTTCGAGGCTTCGCAATTACCAGTTCCCACAG GATGCTGGTCCTATGGCTCATCCAGTTCGGCCACATTCATATATCAAG ATGGATAACTTCTACACAG TAACG GTCTATGAGAAG GGAGCTGAAGTCGTCAGGATGTACAAAACATTGCTGGGTAGCGAAGGGTTCAGAAAA GGCATGGATCTTTACTTTAGTAGGCATGATGGCCAAGCTGTAACATGTGAAGATTTCTTTGCTGCCATGCGAGATGCCAATGATGCAGACCTCTCTAATTTCTTATTATG GTACTCTCAAGCGGGGACACCCTTTATGAAAGTTACTTCATCCTACAATGCTGAAGCGCGGACTTATTCTCTAAAATTCAG TCAAGAGGTGCCATCAACTCCAGGGCAGCCAGTGAAAGAACCTATGTTCATTCCTGTGGCAGTAGGCCTCCTAGATAAAAATGGAAATGATATGCCACTCATTTCTGTGTATCATGAAGGGATGCTGCAATCAGTTGAAAAGAATGGTCAACCTGTTTTCACTACAGTACTCCAAGTGAAAAAG AAGGAAGAAGAATTCGTATTCTCTGATATACCTGAGGATCCAACTCCATCTCTTTTACGGGGTTACAGCGCTCCTATCCGTCTTGATTCTGATCTTACTAATAGTGACCTGTTTTTCTTGCTTGCTCATGATTCGGATGAATTCAACCG TTGGGAAGCAGGTCAGATATTGGCAAGAAAGCTGATGCTCGGCTTAGTAGCTGATTACCGGCAAAACAAATCGTTGGTTCTTAATCCGAAATTTGTGGATGGGATCAAAAGTATACTTTCTGATTCAAGCTTGGATAAA GAATTTATTGCCAAGGCAATAAGTCTGCCTGGGGAAGGGGAGATAATGGATATGATGGAAGTCGCAGATCCTGATGCTGTGCATGCTGTTCGGACTTTCATTAAGAAGAAACTTGCTTCAGAACTTAAAGCAGAGTTTCTCAGCACC GTTGAGAGAAGCAGAAGTTCAGAGCCCTATGTATTTGACCATCATAATTTGGCCAGGCGAGCTCTGAAGAACATTGCTCTGG CCTATCTCGCATCACTTGAAGATCCAGAAATCACCGAGCTTGCTTTGCACGAGTACAAATCTGCTACGAACATGACTGAACAGTTTGCAGCTTTGGCAGCTATTGCACAGAATCCCGGTAAAACCCGTGATGATGTGCTTGCTGATTTCTATAACAAGTGGGAGAATGACTTTTTG GTTGTGAATAAATGGTTTGCGCTACAAGCGATGTCAGATATTCCTGGAAATGTTGAGAATGTCCAGAAACTCTTGGAGCATCCTGCCTTCGACTTGCGCAATCCAAACAAG GTGTACTCACTGATTGGAGGATTTTGTGGATCTCCTGTGAATTTCCATGCTAAGGATGGATCAGGCTACCAGTTTTTGGGGGAAATTGTGGTGCAGCTGGACAAATTAAACCCACAG GTGGCATCTCGCATGGTATCAGCATTCTCAAGATGGAGGCGTTATGATGAGACCAGGCAAAACTTTGCCAAG GCACAACTAGAGATGATAATGTCCACCAATGGACTATCAGAAAACGTATTTGAGATTGCGTCAAAAAGCTTAGCCGCTTGA
- the LOC122086445 gene encoding puromycin-sensitive aminopeptidase isoform X2, with translation MARLVLQYKGSNLTKTALLGLLSSVNLNTARRASSFHYSAKSFSRNRQYFCSEGTCWRGQHFHHLSSYRTKQTGRRLICSVATETLPTQVEESKMDTPKEIFLKDYKVPEYYFDTVDLKFSLGEKKTIVHSEITVFPRVEGASSPLVLDGKDLKLVSIKVNGKELEEGDFHLDSRHLTLSSLPSGRFTLEIVTEIYPQSNTSLEGLYKSSENFCTQCEAEGFRKITFFQDRPDIMAKYTCRIEADKSLYPVLLSNGNLIEQGDLEGGRHYALWEDPFKKPSYLFALVAGQLESRDDTFITRSGRKVSLRIWTPAQDIPKTVHAMYSLKAAMKWDEDVFGLEYDLDLFNIVAVPDFNMGAMENKSLNIFNSKLVLASPETASDADYAAILGVIGHEYFHNWTGNRVTCRDWFQLSLKEGLTVFRDQEFSSDMGSRTVKRIADVSRLRNYQFPQDAGPMAHPVRPHSYIKMDNFYTVTVYEKGAEVVRMYKTLLGSEGFRKGMDLYFSRHDGQAVTCEDFFAAMRDANDADLSNFLLWYSQAGTPFMKVTSSYNAEARTYSLKFSQEVPSTPGQPVKEPMFIPVAVGLLDKNGNDMPLISVYHEGMLQSVEKNGQPVFTTVLQVKKKEEEFVFSDIPEDPTPSLLRGYSAPIRLDSDLTNSDLFFLLAHDSDEFNRWEAGQILARKLMLGLVADYRQNKSLVLNPKFVDGIKSILSDSSLDKEFIAKAISLPGEGEIMDMMEVADPDAVHAVRTFIKKKLASELKAEFLSTVERSRSSEPYVFDHHNLARRALKNIALAYLASLEDPEITELALHEYKSATNMTEQFAALAAIAQNPGKTRDDVLADFYNKWENDFLVVNKWFALQAMSDIPGNVENVQKLLEHPAFDLRNPNKVYSLIGGFCGSPVNFHAKDGSGYQFLGEIVVQLDKLNPQVASRMVSAFSRWRRYDETRQNFAKAQLEMIMSTNGLSENVFEIASKSLAA, from the exons ATGGCTCGGCTGGTTCTTCAATACAAAGGTTCGAATTTGACGAAGACGGCTCTGTTGGGCTTACTGTCATCTGTTAAT CTCAACACAGCTCGTCGTGCTAGTTCCTTTCATTACTCAGCAAAGAGTTTCTCTAGAAATAGGCAGTACTTTTGTTCAGAG GGTACTTGTTGGAGAGGTCAACATTTCCACCATTTGTCATCATAC AGGACTAAGCAAACAGGTAGGAGGTTGATTTGTTCTGTTGCAACAGAAACCTTACCTACCCAGGTTGAAGAGTCCAAAATGGACACCCCAAAAGAGATCTTTCTAAAAGATTACAAGGTCCCCGAGTACTACTTTGATACG GTGGACTTAAAGTTCTCTCtgggagagaaaaaaacaatTGTTCATTCTGAAATTACTGTCTTCCCCAGAGTTGAAG GTGCTTCTTCTCCATTGGTCTTGGATGGGAAAGATCTGAAGCTGGTATCAATTAAAGTTAATGGCAAAGAATTGGAG GAAGGAGATTTTCACTTGGATTCACGCCATCTCACTCTCTCATCACTTCCAAGTGGTAGATTCACTCTGGAAATAGTTACTGAAATATATCCTCAGAGCAACACATCTTTAGag GGTCTTTATAAGTCCTCTGAGAACTTCTGCACACAATGTGAAGCTGAGGGTTTCCGGAAGATCACATTTTTCCAG GACCGACCTGATATAATGGCCAAATATACTTGTCGCATTGAAGCTGATAAGAGCCTATATCCTGTATTGTTATCTAATGGGAATCTTATAGAACAAGGGGACCTTGAG GGTGGCAGGCACTATGCCCTTTGGGAGGATCCATTCAAGAAGCCAAGTTACCTGTTTGCCCTAGTTGCTGGACAGTTGGAGAGCAGAGATGATACATTCATTACTCGTTCAGGGCGGAAGGTGTCCTTGAGGATCTGGACCCCAGCACAAGATATTCCGAAGACGGTCCATGCTATGTATTCTCTTAAGGCAGCCATGAAGTGGGATGAGGAT GTTTTCGGTCTTGAGTATGACCTGGATCTCTTTAATATCGTGGCTGTCCCAGATTTTAACAT GGGAGCCATGGAAAATAAGAGTTTGAAC ATATTTAATTCAAAGCTTGTCTTGGCATCTCCGGAAACTGCTTCAGATGCAGATTATGCTGCAATTTTAGGAGTTATTGGTCATGAG TATTTCCACAATTGGACTGGAAACAG AGTGACTTGTCGTGACTGGTTCCAGCTTAGCTTAAAGGAAGGCCTTACCGTCTTCAGAGATCAG GAATTTTCTTCTGACATGGGGAGCCGTACAGTTAAACGGATTGCTGATGTTTCGAGGCTTCGCAATTACCAGTTCCCACAG GATGCTGGTCCTATGGCTCATCCAGTTCGGCCACATTCATATATCAAG ATGGATAACTTCTACACAG TAACG GTCTATGAGAAG GGAGCTGAAGTCGTCAGGATGTACAAAACATTGCTGGGTAGCGAAGGGTTCAGAAAA GGCATGGATCTTTACTTTAGTAGGCATGATGGCCAAGCTGTAACATGTGAAGATTTCTTTGCTGCCATGCGAGATGCCAATGATGCAGACCTCTCTAATTTCTTATTATG GTACTCTCAAGCGGGGACACCCTTTATGAAAGTTACTTCATCCTACAATGCTGAAGCGCGGACTTATTCTCTAAAATTCAG TCAAGAGGTGCCATCAACTCCAGGGCAGCCAGTGAAAGAACCTATGTTCATTCCTGTGGCAGTAGGCCTCCTAGATAAAAATGGAAATGATATGCCACTCATTTCTGTGTATCATGAAGGGATGCTGCAATCAGTTGAAAAGAATGGTCAACCTGTTTTCACTACAGTACTCCAAGTGAAAAAG AAGGAAGAAGAATTCGTATTCTCTGATATACCTGAGGATCCAACTCCATCTCTTTTACGGGGTTACAGCGCTCCTATCCGTCTTGATTCTGATCTTACTAATAGTGACCTGTTTTTCTTGCTTGCTCATGATTCGGATGAATTCAACCG TTGGGAAGCAGGTCAGATATTGGCAAGAAAGCTGATGCTCGGCTTAGTAGCTGATTACCGGCAAAACAAATCGTTGGTTCTTAATCCGAAATTTGTGGATGGGATCAAAAGTATACTTTCTGATTCAAGCTTGGATAAA GAATTTATTGCCAAGGCAATAAGTCTGCCTGGGGAAGGGGAGATAATGGATATGATGGAAGTCGCAGATCCTGATGCTGTGCATGCTGTTCGGACTTTCATTAAGAAGAAACTTGCTTCAGAACTTAAAGCAGAGTTTCTCAGCACC GTTGAGAGAAGCAGAAGTTCAGAGCCCTATGTATTTGACCATCATAATTTGGCCAGGCGAGCTCTGAAGAACATTGCTCTGG CCTATCTCGCATCACTTGAAGATCCAGAAATCACCGAGCTTGCTTTGCACGAGTACAAATCTGCTACGAACATGACTGAACAGTTTGCAGCTTTGGCAGCTATTGCACAGAATCCCGGTAAAACCCGTGATGATGTGCTTGCTGATTTCTATAACAAGTGGGAGAATGACTTTTTG GTTGTGAATAAATGGTTTGCGCTACAAGCGATGTCAGATATTCCTGGAAATGTTGAGAATGTCCAGAAACTCTTGGAGCATCCTGCCTTCGACTTGCGCAATCCAAACAAG GTGTACTCACTGATTGGAGGATTTTGTGGATCTCCTGTGAATTTCCATGCTAAGGATGGATCAGGCTACCAGTTTTTGGGGGAAATTGTGGTGCAGCTGGACAAATTAAACCCACAG GTGGCATCTCGCATGGTATCAGCATTCTCAAGATGGAGGCGTTATGATGAGACCAGGCAAAACTTTGCCAAG GCACAACTAGAGATGATAATGTCCACCAATGGACTATCAGAAAACGTATTTGAGATTGCGTCAAAAAGCTTAGCCGCTTGA
- the LOC122086445 gene encoding puromycin-sensitive aminopeptidase isoform X1, with the protein MARLVLQYKGSNLTKTALLGLLSSVNLNTARRASSFHYSAKSFSRNRQYFCSEGTCWRGQHFHHLSSYVSCFRRTKQTGRRLICSVATETLPTQVEESKMDTPKEIFLKDYKVPEYYFDTVDLKFSLGEKKTIVHSEITVFPRVEGASSPLVLDGKDLKLVSIKVNGKELEEGDFHLDSRHLTLSSLPSGRFTLEIVTEIYPQSNTSLEGLYKSSENFCTQCEAEGFRKITFFQDRPDIMAKYTCRIEADKSLYPVLLSNGNLIEQGDLEGGRHYALWEDPFKKPSYLFALVAGQLESRDDTFITRSGRKVSLRIWTPAQDIPKTVHAMYSLKAAMKWDEDVFGLEYDLDLFNIVAVPDFNMGAMENKSLNIFNSKLVLASPETASDADYAAILGVIGHEYFHNWTGNRVTCRDWFQLSLKEGLTVFRDQEFSSDMGSRTVKRIADVSRLRNYQFPQDAGPMAHPVRPHSYIKMDNFYTVTVYEKGAEVVRMYKTLLGSEGFRKGMDLYFSRHDGQAVTCEDFFAAMRDANDADLSNFLLWYSQAGTPFMKVTSSYNAEARTYSLKFSQEVPSTPGQPVKEPMFIPVAVGLLDKNGNDMPLISVYHEGMLQSVEKNGQPVFTTVLQVKKKEEEFVFSDIPEDPTPSLLRGYSAPIRLDSDLTNSDLFFLLAHDSDEFNRWEAGQILARKLMLGLVADYRQNKSLVLNPKFVDGIKSILSDSSLDKEFIAKAISLPGEGEIMDMMEVADPDAVHAVRTFIKKKLASELKAEFLSTVERSRSSEPYVFDHHNLARRALKNIALAYLASLEDPEITELALHEYKSATNMTEQFAALAAIAQNPGKTRDDVLADFYNKWENDFLVVNKWFALQAMSDIPGNVENVQKLLEHPAFDLRNPNKVYSLIGGFCGSPVNFHAKDGSGYQFLGEIVVQLDKLNPQVASRMVSAFSRWRRYDETRQNFAKAQLEMIMSTNGLSENVFEIASKSLAA; encoded by the exons ATGGCTCGGCTGGTTCTTCAATACAAAGGTTCGAATTTGACGAAGACGGCTCTGTTGGGCTTACTGTCATCTGTTAAT CTCAACACAGCTCGTCGTGCTAGTTCCTTTCATTACTCAGCAAAGAGTTTCTCTAGAAATAGGCAGTACTTTTGTTCAGAG GGTACTTGTTGGAGAGGTCAACATTTCCACCATTTGTCATCATACGTGAGTTGCTTTAGG AGGACTAAGCAAACAGGTAGGAGGTTGATTTGTTCTGTTGCAACAGAAACCTTACCTACCCAGGTTGAAGAGTCCAAAATGGACACCCCAAAAGAGATCTTTCTAAAAGATTACAAGGTCCCCGAGTACTACTTTGATACG GTGGACTTAAAGTTCTCTCtgggagagaaaaaaacaatTGTTCATTCTGAAATTACTGTCTTCCCCAGAGTTGAAG GTGCTTCTTCTCCATTGGTCTTGGATGGGAAAGATCTGAAGCTGGTATCAATTAAAGTTAATGGCAAAGAATTGGAG GAAGGAGATTTTCACTTGGATTCACGCCATCTCACTCTCTCATCACTTCCAAGTGGTAGATTCACTCTGGAAATAGTTACTGAAATATATCCTCAGAGCAACACATCTTTAGag GGTCTTTATAAGTCCTCTGAGAACTTCTGCACACAATGTGAAGCTGAGGGTTTCCGGAAGATCACATTTTTCCAG GACCGACCTGATATAATGGCCAAATATACTTGTCGCATTGAAGCTGATAAGAGCCTATATCCTGTATTGTTATCTAATGGGAATCTTATAGAACAAGGGGACCTTGAG GGTGGCAGGCACTATGCCCTTTGGGAGGATCCATTCAAGAAGCCAAGTTACCTGTTTGCCCTAGTTGCTGGACAGTTGGAGAGCAGAGATGATACATTCATTACTCGTTCAGGGCGGAAGGTGTCCTTGAGGATCTGGACCCCAGCACAAGATATTCCGAAGACGGTCCATGCTATGTATTCTCTTAAGGCAGCCATGAAGTGGGATGAGGAT GTTTTCGGTCTTGAGTATGACCTGGATCTCTTTAATATCGTGGCTGTCCCAGATTTTAACAT GGGAGCCATGGAAAATAAGAGTTTGAAC ATATTTAATTCAAAGCTTGTCTTGGCATCTCCGGAAACTGCTTCAGATGCAGATTATGCTGCAATTTTAGGAGTTATTGGTCATGAG TATTTCCACAATTGGACTGGAAACAG AGTGACTTGTCGTGACTGGTTCCAGCTTAGCTTAAAGGAAGGCCTTACCGTCTTCAGAGATCAG GAATTTTCTTCTGACATGGGGAGCCGTACAGTTAAACGGATTGCTGATGTTTCGAGGCTTCGCAATTACCAGTTCCCACAG GATGCTGGTCCTATGGCTCATCCAGTTCGGCCACATTCATATATCAAG ATGGATAACTTCTACACAG TAACG GTCTATGAGAAG GGAGCTGAAGTCGTCAGGATGTACAAAACATTGCTGGGTAGCGAAGGGTTCAGAAAA GGCATGGATCTTTACTTTAGTAGGCATGATGGCCAAGCTGTAACATGTGAAGATTTCTTTGCTGCCATGCGAGATGCCAATGATGCAGACCTCTCTAATTTCTTATTATG GTACTCTCAAGCGGGGACACCCTTTATGAAAGTTACTTCATCCTACAATGCTGAAGCGCGGACTTATTCTCTAAAATTCAG TCAAGAGGTGCCATCAACTCCAGGGCAGCCAGTGAAAGAACCTATGTTCATTCCTGTGGCAGTAGGCCTCCTAGATAAAAATGGAAATGATATGCCACTCATTTCTGTGTATCATGAAGGGATGCTGCAATCAGTTGAAAAGAATGGTCAACCTGTTTTCACTACAGTACTCCAAGTGAAAAAG AAGGAAGAAGAATTCGTATTCTCTGATATACCTGAGGATCCAACTCCATCTCTTTTACGGGGTTACAGCGCTCCTATCCGTCTTGATTCTGATCTTACTAATAGTGACCTGTTTTTCTTGCTTGCTCATGATTCGGATGAATTCAACCG TTGGGAAGCAGGTCAGATATTGGCAAGAAAGCTGATGCTCGGCTTAGTAGCTGATTACCGGCAAAACAAATCGTTGGTTCTTAATCCGAAATTTGTGGATGGGATCAAAAGTATACTTTCTGATTCAAGCTTGGATAAA GAATTTATTGCCAAGGCAATAAGTCTGCCTGGGGAAGGGGAGATAATGGATATGATGGAAGTCGCAGATCCTGATGCTGTGCATGCTGTTCGGACTTTCATTAAGAAGAAACTTGCTTCAGAACTTAAAGCAGAGTTTCTCAGCACC GTTGAGAGAAGCAGAAGTTCAGAGCCCTATGTATTTGACCATCATAATTTGGCCAGGCGAGCTCTGAAGAACATTGCTCTGG CCTATCTCGCATCACTTGAAGATCCAGAAATCACCGAGCTTGCTTTGCACGAGTACAAATCTGCTACGAACATGACTGAACAGTTTGCAGCTTTGGCAGCTATTGCACAGAATCCCGGTAAAACCCGTGATGATGTGCTTGCTGATTTCTATAACAAGTGGGAGAATGACTTTTTG GTTGTGAATAAATGGTTTGCGCTACAAGCGATGTCAGATATTCCTGGAAATGTTGAGAATGTCCAGAAACTCTTGGAGCATCCTGCCTTCGACTTGCGCAATCCAAACAAG GTGTACTCACTGATTGGAGGATTTTGTGGATCTCCTGTGAATTTCCATGCTAAGGATGGATCAGGCTACCAGTTTTTGGGGGAAATTGTGGTGCAGCTGGACAAATTAAACCCACAG GTGGCATCTCGCATGGTATCAGCATTCTCAAGATGGAGGCGTTATGATGAGACCAGGCAAAACTTTGCCAAG GCACAACTAGAGATGATAATGTCCACCAATGGACTATCAGAAAACGTATTTGAGATTGCGTCAAAAAGCTTAGCCGCTTGA